One genomic window of Syngnathus acus chromosome 11, fSynAcu1.2, whole genome shotgun sequence includes the following:
- the LOC119130145 gene encoding phosphatidylinositol 4-kinase beta-like isoform X3 — translation MADTRVSFSPALRLLQLSPAHTPAPAPPSSSPTAFSCPSSPSSASSSSSSSSRYSESCSDCPTRRQRRRRPAPRPQPARDERPSSLSASPRSSSPGGSSASLSSDVPDPAPAPSPPTEKELQVIDTEVALKACQEVLLKVQMQQQDGAIQEEDEERRADVCDLSPASDRSSWLLRLFQSKLFDASMAVAYLFKSKEPGVQAYIGNRLFGFPPSDVDFYLPQLLSMYVHMDGEVGDAIRPYLVHRCSGSIVFSLLCAWLLGAYSSDMHISAQRHSRGARLRKLILSDQLRPPAASAAAAPASPCSSPGESPSPRGHQRSKSDATTCSGPGGALRRTESNPKVEVREPERLRPQRELVKSLLAIGRRLASLPGKEQKTQRLISELSLLNHKLPARVWLPTADFQHHLVRIPHTQAAVLNSKDKAPYIIYVEVLECENFETSPVPIRIPETRIHSARSADNLDCNADTTACAGATGGSLCGVHNYDNDDDAWATDDIGQLQVQTSSSDNLSQFSLDSLTSVESREMFVAAGDIRRRLSENLAQTPTSFRKDPEDPSAVALKEPWEDKVRRIQETSPYGHLSGWHLLPVIVKCGDDLRQELLVYQVLTQLQAIWRQERVPLWIKPYKILVMSSDSGMIEPVLNAVSLHQVRKQSQLSLLKYFLQEHGSFTTEQFLKAQRNFVQSCAGYSLVCYLLQVKDRHNGNILLDSEGHIIHIDFGFILSSSPRNLGFETSAFKLTDDFVEVMGGLNGDMFVYYKMLMLQGMIAARKHMDKVLHMVEIMQQGSHLACFQGSGTIRGLKERFHMSLTEEQLQLLVERMVDGSVRSITTKLYDSFQYMVNGIM, via the exons ATGGCCGACACCCGAGTTTCGTTCTCTCCTGCTCTGCGTCTGCTCCAGCTAAGCCCCGCCCACACGCCAGCGCCCGCACCCCCGTCCTCGTCCCCTACCGCCTTTTCGTGCCCGTCATCCCCCTCCAGCGCCTCGTCGTCATCCTCATCGTCATCACGTTATTCCGAGAGTTGTTCGGACTGCCCGACTCGTCGGCAGCGCCGCCGGCGCCCAGCGCCCCGCCCTCAGCCGGCCCGTGATGAGCGCCCGTCCTCGCTCAGCGCCAGTCCCCGCAGCTCCAGCCCCGGTGGCAGCAGTGCCAGCCTCAGCAGCGACGTCCCCGACCCCGCGCCCGCCCCCTCGCCCCCCACTGAGAAGGAGCTCCAAG TGATTGACACGGAGGTGGCGCTGAAGGCGTGCCAGGAAGTTCTGCTGAAAGTCCAAATGCAGCAGCAGGACGGCGCCATCcaagaggaggacgaggagcgGCGGGCAGACGTGTGCGACCTCTCCCCTGCCTCCGATCGCTCGTCGTGGCTACTGCGCCTGTTCCAGTCCAAACTATTTGATGCGTCCATGGCGGTGGCGTACCTGTTCAAGTCAAAGGAGCCCGGCGTGCAGGCTTACATCGGGAACCGCCTCTTTGGCTTTCCACCCTCTGATGTGGACTTTTACTTGCCGCAGCTGCTAAGCATGTACGTGCACATGGATGGCGAGGTGGGCGACGCCATCCGACCGTACCTG GTGCACCGCTGCAGCGGCAGCATCGTCTTCTCGCTGCTGTGTGCGTGGCTGCTGGGCGCCTACTCGTCTGACATGCACATATCGGCACAGCGACATTCGCGAGGGGCCAGACTGCGAAAACTCATTCTGTCCGACCAGCTACGGCCTCCCGctgcctccgccgccgccgccccagCCTCGCCATGCTCCTCACCGGGCGAGTCACCCTCCCCAAGGGGCCACCAGAGATCCAAGTCGGACGCTACCACGTGCAGCGGCCCGGGTGGTGCCCTGCGCAGGACAGAAAGTAACCCCAAAGTGGAGGTGCGGGAG CCGGAGCGTCTGCGTCCTCAGCGCGAGCTGGTCAAGTCTCTGCTGGCGATCGGTCGCCGACTGGCCTCGCTGCCCGGCAAGGAGCAGAAGACGCAGCGTCTCATCTCGGAACTGTCACTGCTCAACCACAAGCTTCCCGCCAGAGTTTGGCTGCCCACGGCCGACTTTCAGCACCACCTGGTCAGGATTCCCCACACGCAAGCTGCCGTGCTCAACTCCAAAGACAAG GCTCCGTACATCATCTACGTGGAGGTGCTGGAGTGCGAAAACTTTGAAACGTCGCCCGTGCCTATCCGCATCCCCGAGACGCGGATCCACTCGGCCCGCTCCGCCGACAACCTCGACTGCAATGCGGACACCACCGCTTGCGCCGGTGCCACAGGCGGAAGCCTGTGCGGTGTCCACAACTACGACAACGACGATGACGCCTGGGCCACCGACGATATCGGACAGCTACAG GTTCAGACAAGTAGCAGTGACAACCTGAGTCAATTTTCACTGGACAGCCTGACCAGCGTGGAGAGCAGGGAGATGTTTGTCGCCGCCGGAGATATCAG ACGCCGCCTGTCGGAGAACCTGGCCCAGACCCCCACTTCTTTCAGGAAAGACCCCGAAGATCCCTCGGCCGTCGCCCTCAAAGAGCCCTGGGAGGACAAAGTCAG GCGTATCCAGGAGACGTCCCCGTACGGCCACCTCTCCGGCTGGCATCTCCTTCCCGTCATCGTCAAGTGCGGAGACGACCTGAGACAAGAACTTTTGGTCTATCAGGTGCTCACCCAGCTACAG GCCATCTGGCGTCAGGAGCGAGTCCCTCTGTGGATCAAACCTTACAAGATCCTGGTGATGTCATCAGACAGCGGGATGATTGAACCTGTCCTCAACGCCGTCTCCCTGCATCAG GTGCGCAAGCAGAGTCAGCTGTCGCTGCTGAAGTACTTCCTGCAGGAACACGGCAGCTTCACCACCGAACAGTTCCTCAAAGCCCAGAGGAATTTCGTGCAGAGCTGCGCCGGCTACAGCCTTGTCTGTTACCTCTTGCAAGTCAAAGACAG GCACAACGGCAACATCCTCCTGGACTCAGAAGGTCACATCATTCACATCGACTTTGGCTTCATCTTGTCCAGCTCTCCGCGCAATCTCGGTTTCGAGACGTCCGCCTTTAAGCTGACCGACGACTTTGTGGAG GTGATGGGCGGCCTGAATGGCGACATGTTTGTCTACTACAAGATGCTGATGCTGCAGGGGATGATCGCGGCCAGGAAGCACATGGACAAGGTGCTGCACATGGTGGAGATCATGCAGCAAG GATCGCACCTGGCTTGCTTCCAGGGCTCGGGGACCATCCGCGGCCTGAAGGAGCGTTTCCACATGAGCCTGACGGAGGAGCAGCTGCAGCTGCTGGTTGAGCGAATGGTGGACGGCTCCGTGCGCTCCATCACCACCAAACTCTACGACTCCTTCCAGTACATGGTCAACGGCATCATGTGA